One Tomitella gaofuii DNA segment encodes these proteins:
- a CDS encoding alpha/beta fold hydrolase has protein sequence MRHHGAVAHSVPVDGGALHAVEIPVAEPRGVPVVFCHGFPGSWFSWRAQLPALAAQGRRAIALDMRGYGASLRPADVAAYDRRTTVADMAAVLDALGIDRAVFSGHDFGAALAWDLPLWLPDRVAGLAQLAVPRMPHSPLRPSEAFAMLAEQHFFHQHYFQAPGVAEAELDAAPGAFLHRLMFALSGQGDYYACWRRPSTDEDGAATGYIPSLPAAPPLPWPWLTADEFAFYVDEFTRSGFTGGLNWYRAQDLAWEQNAPHDGAQVTAPTAFIAGAEDPVLTMLGSRCLDTMAATVPGLAVQEILPGAGHFVQMEAAGDVNRILAGFLREHVD, from the coding sequence ATGCGCCACCACGGTGCCGTCGCCCACAGCGTGCCCGTGGACGGCGGTGCGCTGCACGCCGTGGAGATCCCCGTGGCCGAGCCGCGGGGCGTCCCGGTCGTGTTCTGCCACGGCTTCCCGGGCTCCTGGTTCAGCTGGCGCGCGCAGCTTCCCGCGCTCGCCGCGCAGGGGCGCCGCGCCATCGCGCTGGACATGCGCGGCTACGGCGCGTCGCTGCGCCCCGCCGACGTGGCCGCCTACGACCGGCGCACCACCGTGGCGGACATGGCCGCCGTGCTCGACGCGCTGGGCATCGACCGGGCCGTGTTCTCCGGCCACGACTTCGGCGCCGCGCTGGCCTGGGACCTGCCGCTGTGGCTGCCGGACCGGGTGGCCGGCCTGGCGCAGCTCGCCGTGCCGCGAATGCCCCACTCACCACTGCGCCCGTCCGAGGCGTTCGCGATGCTCGCCGAACAGCACTTCTTCCACCAGCACTACTTCCAGGCGCCCGGGGTGGCCGAGGCCGAACTGGACGCCGCGCCGGGCGCATTCCTGCACCGGCTGATGTTCGCGCTGTCCGGCCAGGGCGACTACTACGCGTGCTGGCGCCGTCCCAGCACCGACGAGGACGGGGCGGCCACCGGCTACATCCCCTCGCTGCCCGCGGCGCCACCGCTGCCGTGGCCGTGGCTGACCGCCGATGAGTTCGCCTTCTACGTGGACGAGTTCACCCGCTCCGGGTTCACCGGCGGACTCAACTGGTACCGGGCGCAGGACCTGGCCTGGGAGCAGAACGCGCCGCACGACGGGGCCCAGGTGACGGCGCCGACAGCCTTCATCGCAGGCGCCGAGGACCCGGTGCTGACCATGCTGGGGTCGCGGTGCCTGGACACGATGGCGGCCACGGTACCCGGCCTCGCCGTGCAGGAGATCCTGCCCGGCGCGGGGCACTTCGTGCAGATGGAGGCCGCCGGCGACGTCAACCGCATCCTCGCCGGGTTCCTGCGGGAGCACGTGGACTAG
- the thiE gene encoding thiamine phosphate synthase, producing the protein MNAAPGHPRSRHPRDQLDRARLYLCTDARRGTGDLDEFADAALRGGVDVIQLRDKGSAGEAEHGPLEARQELAALAVLRAATRRHGALLAVNDRADVALAAGADVLHLGQDDLPVPHARRVVGDRMLIGRSTHDAAQAQAAAAAPGVDYFCVGPCWPTPTKPGRDAPGLDLVRTVAAEDQPKPWFAIGGIDGTRAAEVREAGARRIVVVRAITGASDPESAARTLRSALA; encoded by the coding sequence ATGAACGCAGCGCCCGGCCACCCGCGGTCCCGCCACCCCCGCGACCAGCTGGACCGGGCGCGGCTGTACCTGTGCACCGATGCGCGCCGCGGCACCGGCGACCTCGACGAGTTCGCCGACGCCGCGCTGCGCGGGGGCGTCGACGTGATCCAGCTGCGCGACAAAGGCTCGGCGGGCGAGGCCGAGCACGGCCCGCTCGAGGCGCGCCAGGAGCTCGCCGCGCTCGCGGTGCTGCGCGCCGCCACCCGGCGCCACGGCGCGCTGCTGGCCGTCAACGACCGCGCGGACGTCGCCCTCGCCGCGGGGGCCGACGTGCTGCACCTGGGCCAGGACGACCTCCCCGTCCCCCACGCCCGGCGGGTGGTGGGCGACAGGATGCTCATCGGCCGTTCCACGCACGACGCCGCGCAGGCGCAGGCCGCCGCTGCCGCCCCCGGCGTCGACTACTTCTGCGTCGGCCCCTGCTGGCCCACCCCCACCAAGCCGGGCCGCGACGCCCCGGGGCTGGATCTGGTGCGCACCGTCGCCGCCGAGGACCAGCCCAAGCCGTGGTTCGCGATCGGCGGCATCGACGGCACCCGGGCCGCCGAGGTACGCGAGGCGGGCGCGCGCCGCATCGTCGTCGTCCGCGCCATCACCGGGGCTTCGGACCCGGAGTCCGCCGCCCGCACGCTGCGTTCGGCGCTCGCGTGA
- a CDS encoding serine/threonine-protein kinase yields the protein MSTRAADRPGDPGATAPSLRDEPTRGSERRPDGSPDGSGTQGSLRSGTAPSWASPGSATTAGRRRARARTGSARLAGGLVEVPIVQQTDPETALLDSPVVAEGKRYCGTCGQPVGRATAAGAGPVAGLCGTCGAPFDFTPMLQPGDLIAGQYEVRGCLAHGGLGWIYLAMDRNVSDRWVVLKGLLHSQDPSAQAVAVAEREFLAELTHPSIVKIFNFVEHPRPDGTPVGYIVMEFIGGTTLKRSSGDEHMPLEHAIAYVLEILPALEYMHSSGLVYNDLKPDNIMVGEDQVKLIDMGAVAGIGDYGYIYGTQGFQAPEIMETGPTPATDIFTVGRTLAVLTVDIAKDKGRYVDGIPRPSEEPLFAEHEFFYRLLMRCTDPEPHNRYPSAQALAGDLRGVLREIVSAHTGTPHPAMSSLFSPPRTTFGTDLAIARTDRLVDEHAEEPRVRPATVAQALPVPLVPADDPAATRLASTVHSRPEEVLDMLRRVRDDDDPAVHDSIEIPLAEVRAFLDLGEPDHALDLLDRLRAERMPDWRFDWLGGVARLQSGDYQEAFTSFDAVLTALPGEAAPKLAAAATAEIVLDSWESDAPDAWRGLGERYYRRLWQADRAVVAAAFGLARQLVERGDITGAVAALDQVPVSSRHRDEAQMTAVLTLIDQRAVTSITDDQLEDAGRRIELLPADDRRTLQLRALAMGIALEWLRHGRTPKHTHFLGTRFTEHGLRTDTERTLRTLARSVRENQRRYRLVDLANRVRPRTWV from the coding sequence ATGAGCACCAGAGCCGCGGACCGGCCCGGAGACCCCGGCGCCACCGCCCCCTCGCTGCGCGACGAGCCGACGCGCGGCTCCGAGCGCCGCCCTGACGGAAGCCCGGACGGCTCCGGAACGCAAGGGTCGCTGCGTTCCGGGACGGCACCGTCCTGGGCGTCGCCCGGGTCCGCCACCACCGCGGGCCGGCGGCGTGCACGCGCGCGCACCGGTTCCGCCCGGCTGGCCGGCGGCCTCGTCGAGGTTCCGATCGTGCAGCAGACGGACCCCGAAACTGCGCTGCTCGACAGCCCCGTCGTGGCGGAGGGCAAGAGGTACTGCGGCACCTGCGGGCAACCGGTGGGGCGCGCCACCGCGGCCGGCGCCGGCCCGGTGGCCGGGCTCTGCGGCACGTGCGGCGCGCCGTTCGATTTCACGCCCATGCTCCAGCCCGGGGACCTCATCGCCGGGCAGTACGAGGTGCGCGGGTGCCTGGCGCACGGCGGGCTCGGATGGATCTACCTGGCGATGGACCGCAACGTCAGCGACCGGTGGGTGGTGCTCAAGGGCCTGTTGCATTCGCAGGACCCGTCCGCGCAGGCGGTGGCGGTGGCCGAGCGCGAGTTCCTCGCCGAGCTGACCCACCCGAGCATCGTGAAGATCTTCAACTTCGTCGAGCACCCCCGGCCGGACGGCACCCCGGTGGGCTACATCGTCATGGAGTTCATCGGCGGCACCACCCTCAAACGCTCGTCCGGCGACGAGCACATGCCGCTCGAACATGCCATCGCGTACGTCCTCGAGATCCTGCCCGCGCTGGAATACATGCACTCGAGCGGCCTCGTCTACAACGACCTCAAACCGGACAACATCATGGTGGGCGAGGACCAGGTGAAGCTCATCGACATGGGCGCCGTCGCGGGCATCGGCGACTACGGGTACATCTACGGCACCCAGGGCTTCCAGGCCCCCGAGATCATGGAGACCGGCCCCACCCCGGCCACCGACATCTTCACCGTCGGCCGCACCCTGGCCGTGCTCACCGTCGACATCGCCAAGGACAAAGGGCGCTACGTCGACGGCATCCCCCGCCCCTCCGAGGAGCCGTTGTTCGCCGAGCACGAGTTCTTCTACCGGCTGCTCATGCGCTGCACCGACCCCGAGCCGCACAACCGCTACCCGAGCGCGCAGGCGCTGGCGGGAGACCTGCGCGGGGTCCTCCGCGAGATCGTCTCCGCCCACACCGGCACGCCCCACCCCGCGATGTCGTCGCTGTTCAGCCCGCCGCGCACCACGTTCGGCACCGACCTCGCCATCGCCCGCACCGACAGGCTCGTCGACGAACACGCCGAGGAACCGCGGGTGCGTCCCGCCACCGTCGCCCAGGCGCTCCCGGTGCCGCTCGTCCCCGCCGACGACCCGGCCGCGACGCGCCTGGCGTCCACCGTGCACAGCCGCCCGGAAGAGGTCCTCGACATGCTGCGCCGGGTGCGCGACGACGACGACCCCGCCGTGCACGACAGCATCGAGATCCCGCTGGCCGAGGTGCGCGCATTCCTCGATCTGGGCGAACCCGACCACGCGCTCGACCTGCTCGACAGGCTGCGTGCCGAGCGGATGCCCGACTGGCGGTTCGACTGGCTCGGCGGGGTCGCGCGACTGCAGTCCGGCGACTACCAGGAGGCTTTCACCTCGTTCGACGCCGTGCTCACCGCGCTGCCCGGCGAAGCGGCCCCCAAGCTCGCCGCCGCCGCCACCGCGGAGATCGTCCTCGACTCGTGGGAGAGCGACGCGCCCGACGCATGGCGCGGGCTGGGCGAACGCTACTACCGGCGCCTGTGGCAGGCCGACCGCGCAGTGGTGGCCGCCGCCTTCGGCCTGGCCCGGCAGCTGGTGGAGCGCGGCGACATCACCGGCGCCGTCGCCGCATTGGACCAGGTGCCGGTCAGCTCACGGCACCGCGACGAGGCGCAGATGACGGCGGTGCTCACGCTCATCGACCAGCGCGCGGTCACCTCGATCACCGACGACCAGCTCGAGGACGCCGGCAGGCGCATCGAGCTGCTGCCCGCGGACGACAGGCGCACCTTGCAGCTGCGCGCGCTGGCGATGGGGATCGCGCTCGAATGGCTGCGCCACGGCCGCACCCCCAAGCACACCCACTTCCTGGGGACCCGGTTCACCGAGCACGGGCTGCGCACCGACACCGAGCGCACGCTGCGCACCCTGGCGCGGTCCGTCCGCGAGAACCAGCGCCGCTACCGGCTGGTGGACCTGGCCAACCGGGTCCGGCCCCGTACCTGGGTGTAG
- a CDS encoding alpha/beta hydrolase: MTATLAPQRDARGPQERGTRTAALTLAARNAWALTPFGNGIERPAPLPSTVVHDAHHCTVRRYSAPGADGAPVLLVPPLAVSIDCYDLRPGQSLAAHFVESGRPVYVVDYGRIRYADRDMGFDDWFARIIPTAIGAVLRDADNGPAAADPTLDLVAWSLGGTLSLLTAAHYPELPIRSIVAMGTPIDYAKNPSIAPLRALGSLAPLPVVGGVVRTAGGIPSPLVKLSYRSTALTRELTRPWFIANNLTDTTALAQMEAIDRFMAGMPGYPARFYTQMHKNLIMGNALASGRVRMGGHEVELADLRVPVLAICGDTDVLAPAASVAAAADVLTGSPRVRVETVPGSHLGMVAGSGASAHTWPVIDRFHAGLPG, translated from the coding sequence ATGACAGCGACGCTCGCCCCGCAGCGCGACGCACGTGGCCCGCAGGAACGCGGCACCCGCACCGCGGCCCTCACGCTGGCGGCCCGCAACGCGTGGGCGCTGACGCCGTTCGGCAACGGCATCGAGCGGCCGGCGCCGCTGCCGTCCACCGTGGTCCACGACGCGCACCACTGCACCGTCCGCCGGTACAGCGCGCCGGGGGCGGACGGGGCGCCGGTCCTGCTGGTGCCCCCGCTGGCCGTGTCCATCGACTGCTACGACCTGCGACCGGGGCAGAGCCTGGCCGCGCACTTCGTCGAATCGGGCCGGCCCGTCTACGTCGTCGACTACGGCCGCATCCGGTACGCCGACCGTGACATGGGCTTCGACGACTGGTTCGCCCGCATCATCCCCACCGCGATCGGAGCGGTGCTGCGCGACGCGGACAACGGCCCTGCCGCCGCCGATCCCACACTGGACCTCGTCGCCTGGAGCCTGGGCGGCACGCTCTCCCTGCTCACCGCCGCCCACTACCCCGAGCTGCCGATCCGGTCCATCGTCGCCATGGGCACGCCCATCGACTACGCGAAGAACCCGTCCATCGCGCCGCTGCGCGCCCTGGGCTCGCTCGCGCCGCTGCCGGTGGTCGGCGGAGTGGTGCGCACCGCCGGCGGCATCCCCTCGCCGCTGGTCAAGCTCAGCTACCGCTCGACGGCGCTGACCCGGGAGCTGACGCGGCCGTGGTTCATCGCCAACAACCTCACCGACACCACGGCGCTCGCCCAGATGGAGGCGATCGACCGGTTCATGGCAGGAATGCCCGGGTACCCGGCACGCTTCTACACCCAGATGCACAAGAACCTCATCATGGGCAACGCGCTCGCATCAGGGCGCGTGCGCATGGGCGGACACGAGGTAGAGCTGGCCGACCTGCGGGTGCCGGTGCTCGCGATCTGCGGCGACACCGACGTGCTGGCGCCCGCGGCCAGCGTCGCGGCCGCCGCCGACGTGCTCACCGGCTCGCCGCGGGTACGGGTCGAGACTGTCCCGGGCAGCCATTTGGGCATGGTCGCCGGCAGCGGGGCGAGTGCGCACACGTGGCCGGTGATCGACCGGTTCCACGCCGGCCTGCCCGGGTGA
- a CDS encoding alpha/beta hydrolase, protein MTRTHTTQTRTAAVRTLFTVLVAVTAALTAVLAAAPAGAAPPAHVTGVSNLGPQVLQVDVYSPSMDRVISNTVLRPPGGGPAPVLYLLGGVKGGTDGVSWRNDSAYEQFFADKNVTVVTPIGGPFSEYTDWRFDDPVLGPARANQWQTYLTRELPPAIDAEFATTGRNAIAGLSMSAGPAIDLAIQAPELYQAAGAYSGCPINGGMFGAAQVSSVVLAGGGSASNMWGPPGSASWAAHDQFARAGELRGTAVYLGSASGIPGEVDALAPYQLFGAATGGGAVEAIADACTAAFSRRLDDVGVPHTFVHRDRGAHTWGLFEAELRESWFTVIGPALGA, encoded by the coding sequence ATGACGCGGACTCACACAACGCAGACCCGTACCGCCGCCGTCCGAACCCTGTTCACCGTGCTCGTCGCGGTCACAGCCGCACTCACAGCCGTACTCGCCGCGGCACCGGCCGGTGCCGCGCCGCCCGCGCACGTCACCGGCGTCAGCAACCTCGGGCCGCAGGTCCTGCAGGTGGACGTGTACTCCCCCAGCATGGACCGCGTCATCTCCAACACCGTCCTGCGTCCCCCGGGCGGCGGCCCCGCTCCGGTGCTGTACCTGCTCGGCGGCGTCAAGGGCGGCACGGACGGCGTCTCCTGGCGGAACGACTCCGCCTACGAGCAGTTCTTCGCGGACAAGAACGTCACCGTCGTCACCCCCATCGGCGGCCCGTTCAGCGAGTACACGGACTGGCGATTCGACGACCCGGTCCTGGGACCCGCACGCGCCAACCAGTGGCAGACCTACCTGACACGCGAGCTCCCGCCCGCCATCGACGCCGAGTTCGCGACCACCGGCCGCAACGCCATTGCAGGCCTGTCCATGTCGGCGGGCCCCGCCATCGACCTCGCGATCCAGGCGCCGGAGCTCTACCAGGCCGCGGGCGCGTACAGCGGCTGCCCCATCAACGGCGGCATGTTCGGCGCCGCGCAGGTGTCGTCGGTGGTGCTCGCCGGCGGCGGGAGCGCCTCGAACATGTGGGGGCCGCCCGGCAGCGCCAGCTGGGCCGCGCACGACCAGTTCGCCCGGGCCGGCGAGCTGCGCGGCACCGCCGTCTACCTGGGCTCCGCATCGGGCATCCCCGGGGAGGTCGACGCGCTGGCGCCCTACCAGCTCTTCGGCGCGGCCACCGGCGGCGGGGCCGTCGAGGCGATCGCCGATGCGTGCACCGCCGCGTTCTCCCGCCGGCTCGACGACGTGGGCGTGCCGCACACGTTCGTCCACCGCGACCGCGGGGCCCACACCTGGGGACTGTTCGAGGCCGAACTGCGCGAGTCCTGGTTCACCGTCATCGGCCCGGCCCTGGGAGCGTAG
- a CDS encoding glutamate ABC transporter substrate-binding protein, giving the protein MRARRIGLSAAVALTLAAGACASPSAAPSITPQPGGPPLPAAATVLPQPTERPAPPTDCDATGSLRPGVQGAVSGRLQQVRDRGRLIVGLDQGSNLFSFRDPLSGDLLGFDVDIAHQVARDLFGDPARVEFHFLSSAQREEALREGTVDMVIKTMTITCERARSVAFSTVYYRAAQRVLVPRDSAVRGQADLGGKTVCMAAGTTSIPSLWHVQPAARIMTVPSWGDCLVAIQQRQVDAVSTDDTILAGMVAQDPNLMIVGDPIEQEPYGIGMHKGDDALVRFVNGTLERIRDDGTWQRIYDRWLAVLGPAPEPPAPRYVD; this is encoded by the coding sequence ATGAGGGCGCGCCGCATCGGGCTTTCCGCCGCCGTGGCCCTCACGCTCGCCGCCGGCGCCTGCGCCTCGCCGTCCGCGGCACCGTCGATCACGCCGCAGCCCGGGGGCCCGCCGCTGCCCGCCGCCGCCACCGTGCTCCCGCAGCCCACGGAGCGCCCGGCCCCTCCCACCGACTGCGACGCCACCGGCAGCCTGCGGCCCGGGGTGCAGGGTGCGGTGTCGGGGCGTCTGCAGCAGGTCCGCGACCGCGGCAGGCTCATCGTCGGGCTGGACCAGGGCAGCAACCTGTTCAGCTTCCGCGACCCGCTCAGCGGCGACCTGCTCGGCTTCGACGTCGACATCGCCCACCAGGTGGCGCGGGACCTGTTCGGCGACCCGGCACGGGTGGAGTTCCACTTCCTCAGCTCCGCCCAGCGCGAGGAGGCGCTGCGCGAGGGCACGGTGGACATGGTCATCAAGACGATGACGATCACCTGTGAGCGCGCCCGGTCGGTGGCGTTCTCCACGGTGTACTACCGTGCGGCGCAACGGGTGCTGGTGCCGCGTGATTCGGCGGTGCGCGGCCAGGCGGACCTGGGCGGCAAGACGGTCTGCATGGCGGCCGGCACCACCTCGATCCCGTCGCTGTGGCACGTGCAGCCCGCGGCGCGCATCATGACCGTCCCCAGCTGGGGCGACTGCCTCGTCGCCATCCAGCAACGGCAGGTCGACGCGGTGAGCACCGACGACACGATCCTCGCCGGCATGGTGGCGCAGGACCCCAACCTCATGATCGTCGGCGACCCGATCGAGCAGGAGCCCTACGGCATCGGCATGCACAAGGGCGACGACGCGCTGGTCCGCTTCGTCAACGGAACGCTGGAGCGCATCCGGGACGACGGCACCTGGCAGCGCATCTACGACCGGTGGCTCGCCGTGCTGGGGCCCGCGCCCGAACCTCCCGCACCCCGTTATGTGGACTGA
- a CDS encoding LLM class F420-dependent oxidoreductase, with translation MRVGMTLNYSGGFAETAAEVADLERAGLDIAFVPEAYSFDAVSQLGFLAARTTRLELASGILQIYTRTPTLTAMTAAGLDYVSDGRFTLGLGASGPQVIEGFHGVKYDAPLGRTREIIDICRQVWRREKVQHQGKRYRIPLPADEGTGLGKSLKLINHPVRERIPIVLAALGPKNVELTAELAEGWQPIFFYPEKAQDAWGDALAAGKAKRDPSLGELEVYAGPAVAIGDDVDHMHDWVRPHLALYIGGMGAKGKNFYNTLATTYGFGKEAEVVQDLYLAGKKEEAAAAIPDELVRAVNLIGPESYVRERVAAFAEAGVTTLNVAPMAADAAGRVALIEKLRGICD, from the coding sequence ATGCGCGTCGGCATGACCCTCAACTACAGCGGCGGATTCGCCGAGACGGCCGCCGAGGTGGCGGACCTGGAACGGGCGGGACTCGACATCGCCTTCGTCCCGGAGGCGTACTCGTTCGACGCGGTCAGCCAGTTGGGGTTCCTCGCGGCACGCACCACGCGCCTGGAGCTGGCGTCGGGGATCCTGCAGATCTACACGCGCACGCCCACGCTCACCGCGATGACCGCCGCCGGGCTGGACTACGTCTCCGACGGGCGCTTCACCCTGGGGCTCGGCGCCTCGGGGCCGCAGGTCATCGAGGGCTTCCACGGCGTCAAGTACGACGCACCGTTGGGGCGCACCCGCGAGATCATCGACATCTGCCGTCAGGTGTGGCGTCGTGAGAAGGTGCAGCACCAGGGCAAGCGATACCGGATCCCGCTGCCGGCCGACGAGGGCACCGGGTTGGGCAAGTCGCTCAAGCTGATCAACCACCCTGTGCGCGAGCGGATCCCCATCGTGCTCGCGGCCCTGGGGCCCAAGAACGTCGAGCTCACCGCGGAGCTGGCCGAAGGCTGGCAACCGATCTTCTTCTACCCGGAGAAGGCGCAGGATGCATGGGGCGACGCGCTGGCGGCCGGCAAGGCCAAGCGCGATCCGTCGTTGGGCGAGCTCGAGGTGTATGCGGGACCGGCGGTGGCCATCGGCGACGACGTGGACCACATGCACGACTGGGTGCGCCCGCACCTGGCGCTCTACATCGGCGGCATGGGCGCCAAGGGCAAGAACTTCTACAACACGCTGGCCACCACGTACGGCTTCGGCAAGGAGGCCGAGGTGGTGCAGGACCTCTACCTGGCCGGCAAGAAGGAGGAGGCCGCGGCGGCGATTCCGGACGAGCTGGTGCGGGCCGTCAACCTGATCGGGCCTGAATCGTATGTGCGCGAACGGGTCGCGGCGTTCGCCGAGGCCGGCGTGACCACGCTCAACGTGGCCCCGATGGCGGCGGACGCGGCCGGGCGGGTGGCGCTGATCGAGAAGCTGCGGGGCATCTGCGACTGA
- a CDS encoding NUDIX hydrolase — translation MRGDGDGWAIGPDGRRHWGRHGAAGLLLRAPGSGGRPHVLLQHRAAWSHEGGTWSIPGGARDSHEDAVAAAVREAHEECGLPAERIAVRADLRTAGDDATWSYTTVVADADQPLATVANRESVELAWVQEDDVASMLLHHAFGDAWPRLRTRPLRLIVDMANLVGSRPDGWWRDRAGAAERMLDALERGVPRTVSLGPSGFGWTTQVIAVTEGKARAAGDRDSIDVERAPGSGDDTIAQCAAGMWDGVTAVVTADRGLRARLPADAEVISPGRVLGWL, via the coding sequence ATGCGCGGAGACGGCGACGGGTGGGCGATCGGCCCGGACGGACGGCGGCATTGGGGCCGCCACGGCGCGGCCGGGCTGCTGCTGCGGGCGCCCGGGTCGGGGGGACGCCCGCACGTGCTGCTGCAGCACCGTGCCGCGTGGAGCCACGAGGGCGGCACGTGGTCCATCCCGGGCGGCGCCCGCGACAGCCACGAGGACGCGGTGGCGGCGGCCGTGCGGGAGGCGCACGAGGAATGCGGGCTGCCGGCGGAGCGGATCGCAGTGCGCGCGGACCTGCGCACCGCCGGCGACGACGCCACCTGGTCCTACACCACCGTGGTGGCGGACGCCGACCAGCCGTTGGCCACCGTGGCCAACCGCGAGAGCGTCGAGTTGGCCTGGGTGCAGGAGGACGACGTGGCTTCGATGCTGCTGCACCACGCCTTCGGCGACGCCTGGCCCCGGCTGCGCACGCGGCCGCTGCGGCTGATCGTGGACATGGCCAACCTGGTGGGGTCGCGTCCCGACGGCTGGTGGCGCGACCGGGCCGGCGCGGCGGAGCGGATGCTCGACGCACTGGAGCGCGGCGTGCCGCGCACGGTCTCCCTGGGACCGTCGGGCTTCGGCTGGACGACGCAGGTGATCGCCGTGACCGAGGGCAAGGCGCGCGCCGCCGGCGACCGCGACTCCATCGACGTCGAACGGGCCCCCGGCAGCGGAGACGACACCATCGCGCAGTGCGCCGCGGGGATGTGGGACGGGGTGACCGCGGTGGTCACCGCGGACCGCGGGCTGCGGGCGCGGCTGCCCGCGGACGCCGAGGTGATCAGCCCCGGGCGGGTGCTCGGCTGGCTGTGA